Proteins from a genomic interval of Phalacrocorax aristotelis chromosome 3, bGulAri2.1, whole genome shotgun sequence:
- the PRSS35 gene encoding inactive serine protease 35, whose protein sequence is MEHVLLLFIFFIPILGLTNGTETEQDFTWHLKKIPQIVSERTFSLDSPKFEAKTELELNSVCGIECQRKLPMPSPSDLKDLLSYETVFENGTRTLTEVSVLGVVLDPAGNTTTQRSSRKKRQIYGTDSRFSIYDKRFMTTFPFNTAVKISTGCSGVLISPKHALTAAHCLHNGKDYVKGSKRLRVGLMKTKSRGDGRKRKGAKRSRREVSAAQEDPEVATELKRQSKGGGRKQRRSGRKQGTSDGKPSFQWTRVKSTHIPKGWLKGVSGDIALDYDYAVLELKRPHKRKYMELGISPTIKMMPGSMIHFSGFDNDRSGQLVYRFCSISDESSDLFYQYCDAEPGSTGSGIYLRLKEPNKKKWRRKIIAVYSGHQWVDVNGEQQDYNVAVRITPLKYAQICFWIHGNDENCTQG, encoded by the coding sequence atgGAGCACGTGTTACTACTATTCATATTTTTCATACCTATATTGGGTCTCACTAATGGAACAGAAACTGAACAAGATTTTACTTGGCACTTAAAGAAGATTCCCCAGATTGTGAGTGAAAGAACTTTCTCCCTCGACAGCCCTAAATTTGAAGCAAAAACCGAATTAGAGCTGAACAGCGTATGTGGAATTGAATGTCAAAGAAAATTGCCGATGCCAAGCCCGTCTGACTTGAAGGACCTCTTATCCTATGAGACTGTTTTTGAAAACGGTACACGGACCCTGACTGAAGTGAGTGTCCTCGGAGTAGTGCTTGACCCAGCTGGAAACACAACCACACAAAGGTCTTCGAGAAAGAAGAGGCAGATCTATGGAACGGACAGTAGGTTCAGCATCTACGACAAGCGGTTTATGACCACCTTTCCGTTCAACACAGCCGTGAAGATCTCCACAGGCTGTAGTGGCGTTCTCATTTCCCCCAAGCACGCGCTAACAGCTGCCCACTGTCTGCACAATGGCAAGGATTATGTTAAGGGTAGCAAAAGATTGAGGGTGGGCCTGATGAAGACAAAATCCAGGGGCGACGGCAGGAAACGCAAAGGTGCTAAAAGAAGTAGGAGAGAAGTTTCTGCGGCCCAGGAGGATCCTGAAGTTGCCACAGAACTAAAGCGACAATCCAAAGGTGGTgggagaaagcagaggagatCTGGGAGGAAGCAGGGGACCTCAGATGGCAAGCCTTCCTTCCAGTGGACCAGGGTGAAGAGTACCCACATCCCAAAAGGCTGGTTGAAGGGTGTCTCCGGGGATATTGCCCTGGATTATGATTATGCTGTTCTTGAGCTCAAGCGTCCCCACAAAAGGAAATACATGGAGCTGGGAATCAGCCCAACAATAAAAATGATGCCTGGGAGCATGATCCACTTCTCAGGTTTTGACAATGATCGATCTGGGCAGCTGGTCTACAggttttgcagcatttctgatGAGTCCAGTGATCTCTTTTATCAGTACTGTGATGCTGAGCCCGGCTCCACTGGATCTGGCATCTATCTCCGCCTTAAGGAGCCGAACAAAAAGAAGTGGAGACGCAAGATCATCGCTGTTTACTCAGGCCATCAGTGGGTGGATGTCAATGGTGAACAGCAGGATTACAATGTAGCAGTCAGAATTACTCCTCTCAAATATGCCCAGATTTGCTTCTGGATACATGGGAATGATGAGAATTGCACACAAGGCTGA